One window from the genome of Mucilaginibacter ginsenosidivorans encodes:
- a CDS encoding SOS response-associated peptidase, which yields MCYYNGQKVSKEEFIRLMTLEKATKNYDFLNAGVISGFTDTPVAVVVATEGNTNFDIVQMEWGFIPNYLNTREEVNRMRKGYKDTNGKYIPGQPQLNAKSENLFVSERSGRRSMFYDAAKNRRCLVLSSGYFDWRHVYRTNKKTGEKLKTPDKYPYYVSLREHEYFYMAAIWNPWTDKETGEMVNTVALVTAVANPLMKQVHNSKERMPTILNDELAWRWISEDLSEQEILEIAATQYPYQGMTACTVASDFLGKLDPTEPFVYENLPAIELVV from the coding sequence ATGTGTTATTATAATGGTCAGAAGGTAAGCAAGGAAGAATTTATCAGGCTAATGACGCTGGAAAAGGCGACAAAAAATTATGATTTCCTGAATGCGGGTGTGATCAGTGGGTTTACTGACACTCCAGTAGCCGTAGTGGTGGCAACTGAGGGCAATACAAACTTCGATATTGTCCAAATGGAATGGGGCTTTATCCCAAACTATCTAAATACCCGGGAAGAAGTAAACCGGATGCGAAAGGGTTATAAAGACACTAATGGTAAATATATACCGGGTCAGCCTCAACTGAACGCGAAGTCAGAAAACCTTTTTGTAAGTGAGCGCAGTGGTCGCCGGTCAATGTTTTACGATGCGGCAAAAAATCGCCGTTGCCTGGTACTTTCGAGCGGCTATTTCGATTGGCGGCATGTGTATCGAACCAATAAGAAGACGGGAGAAAAATTAAAGACGCCGGATAAATATCCATACTATGTCAGTTTGCGGGAACATGAATATTTCTATATGGCAGCAATATGGAATCCCTGGACGGATAAGGAGACTGGTGAAATGGTTAATACGGTCGCGCTTGTAACTGCCGTTGCCAATCCGCTCATGAAGCAGGTTCACAATTCGAAAGAACGCATGCCTACAATCCTTAACGATGAACTTGCATGGCGTTGGATAAGTGAAGATCTGAGCGAGCAGGAAATCCTCGAGATTGCCGCCACTCAATATCCTTACCAGGGAATGACGGCATGTACGGTTGCAAGTGACTTTTTAGGGAAACTTGATCCGACCGAGCCTTTCGTATACGAAAACCTACCGGCCATTGAGCTGGTTGTATAA
- a CDS encoding error-prone DNA polymerase — translation MEYSELQVTTNFSFLRGGSHPRELVACAAAYGHTKIAITDRNSVAGVVRAHLAAKEAGIPIIPGCRFDLLDGPSLLAYPTDQDAWTRMCALITLGNLRTEKGQCDLYKKDVYDHAQGILFALIPPDTLNKAFEFDASFIANAYEYREALGSNLYVCANRTYRANDAKRLYRIAGLDIPMLATNDVHYHHSERRPLQDVLMCIREKCNIYNAGYKLHQNAERHLKSTAEMERLFRGYPDAIRRTQEISEACTFSLDTLKYIEPENISTDGLTAQERLTKLTIEGAHKRYGDVIPEKVKTQIAFELDFIERRKLAPYFLRVHKYTSKAAELEILYQGRGSAANSTVCFCLAITPVDPMKSRLVFSRFMSDAREEWPDIDVDFEHERREEIIQFIYEDYGREHAAIVATVTQERYKGAVRDVGKAMGLSEDTIKRLSGSVWHYHEDGVDLQFLSEQGLNPDDPHLRKVVELTDQLMGFPRQLGQHTGGFVITHGKLSDICPVLNARMENRVQLEWNKDDLEALGILKVDVLGLGMLTCIRKGFDLIKQHYGPKVTLANIPQDDAEVYDMFCHADTVGVFQIESRAQMSMLPRLQPRCFYDLVIEVAIVRPGPIQGQMVHPYLKRRQGLIPVEYPSPELEEILGRTLGVPLFQEQAMEIAIIAAGYTPAEADQLRRSIASFKANGQLHLQESKFVNGMVNNGYTPEFSEYTFKLLQGFQEGYGFPESHASAFAWLVYVSGWIKCHYPDVFCAALLNSQPMGFYQPAQIVTDAKKHGVIVRPIDINYSMWDNILEEQDGKYRALRLGFRQANGIRQDDMDILVSARTNPFKSIEELHDAGISIATLELLADADTFRSINLDRRQALWEVTALKDKPAGLFVNQPSESAYEGPIELPHMSAAEHVVQDYMAVGLSLKAHPVSFLRPRLDQLQVTPTAALSSFKNGDKIKVAGLVTVRQRPGTAKGVMFITIEDETGFANLVVWAKVFETYRKEILQGHLLMAEGILQIEGEVIHVVAKRCFDLSRLLQQLPKTGQEDESKSGKENKKAPPPNVQGDLFAVSRNFR, via the coding sequence ATGGAATACTCAGAATTACAGGTAACAACGAACTTTAGTTTTCTCCGCGGAGGCTCCCATCCGCGGGAACTGGTTGCCTGCGCTGCTGCATATGGTCATACAAAAATTGCCATCACCGACCGCAACTCCGTAGCAGGGGTAGTGCGTGCGCATCTTGCTGCTAAAGAGGCAGGCATTCCCATTATTCCCGGCTGCCGTTTCGATCTGTTGGATGGCCCCAGCCTGCTTGCCTATCCCACCGACCAGGATGCATGGACAAGGATGTGCGCTTTGATCACCCTCGGGAATTTGAGAACGGAAAAAGGACAATGTGATTTATATAAGAAAGACGTGTACGATCATGCGCAGGGTATATTGTTTGCGCTTATCCCGCCGGACACTTTAAACAAGGCTTTTGAGTTTGATGCATCTTTTATCGCAAATGCATATGAGTACCGCGAGGCTTTGGGCAGTAATCTTTATGTCTGTGCCAATCGAACTTACAGGGCCAATGATGCAAAGCGCCTATACCGGATCGCCGGGCTGGATATCCCCATGCTTGCAACTAACGACGTGCATTATCATCATAGCGAACGCAGGCCCTTACAGGATGTGCTGATGTGCATTCGTGAAAAATGCAACATTTATAACGCCGGCTATAAGCTGCATCAAAATGCTGAAAGGCACCTGAAAAGCACGGCGGAAATGGAGCGCTTATTCCGCGGGTACCCCGACGCGATCCGCAGGACACAGGAGATATCGGAAGCCTGCACTTTTTCGCTGGACACCTTAAAATATATCGAGCCGGAGAATATTAGCACCGACGGACTTACGGCACAGGAGCGTTTGACAAAGCTCACCATCGAAGGTGCCCATAAACGATATGGAGATGTCATCCCTGAAAAAGTAAAAACGCAGATAGCATTTGAACTGGACTTTATCGAGCGGCGCAAGCTGGCACCTTACTTTCTGCGGGTACACAAATACACCAGCAAAGCCGCTGAACTGGAAATACTGTACCAGGGCCGTGGATCTGCTGCTAACTCCACCGTGTGTTTCTGTCTGGCTATTACGCCGGTTGACCCAATGAAATCCCGATTGGTATTTTCGCGTTTCATGTCTGATGCCCGTGAAGAATGGCCGGATATTGATGTTGATTTCGAACACGAGCGCCGCGAAGAAATTATCCAATTTATCTATGAAGATTATGGCCGCGAACATGCTGCCATCGTAGCCACCGTTACCCAGGAACGGTACAAAGGTGCTGTCCGCGATGTTGGTAAAGCGATGGGCTTGTCCGAGGATACGATCAAGCGCCTTTCCGGTTCGGTATGGCATTATCATGAGGACGGTGTTGATCTGCAATTTCTCAGCGAACAGGGCTTAAACCCTGATGACCCGCACCTGCGCAAAGTGGTGGAGCTGACCGACCAGTTGATGGGATTTCCAAGACAGCTTGGACAACATACCGGGGGCTTTGTGATAACGCATGGAAAACTGTCCGACATCTGCCCCGTATTAAATGCCCGTATGGAAAACAGGGTACAACTCGAATGGAACAAAGATGACCTTGAAGCATTGGGTATTCTTAAGGTGGACGTACTGGGACTGGGTATGCTTACTTGCATACGCAAAGGCTTTGATCTCATTAAACAGCATTACGGCCCCAAAGTGACCTTAGCTAATATACCGCAGGATGACGCCGAAGTATATGATATGTTCTGTCATGCGGACACGGTAGGAGTTTTCCAGATCGAAAGCCGCGCGCAAATGTCCATGCTGCCGCGCCTGCAGCCACGCTGCTTCTACGACCTTGTGATTGAAGTCGCTATTGTACGGCCCGGTCCGATACAGGGCCAGATGGTACACCCGTACCTGAAGCGCCGCCAGGGTTTGATCCCTGTTGAGTACCCTTCACCCGAACTGGAAGAGATTCTTGGCAGAACACTGGGCGTACCACTCTTCCAGGAACAGGCTATGGAGATTGCCATTATCGCAGCGGGTTATACACCCGCCGAGGCTGATCAGTTGCGCAGGAGCATCGCCAGTTTCAAAGCGAACGGGCAATTGCATCTGCAGGAAAGCAAGTTTGTCAACGGCATGGTGAACAACGGCTATACACCTGAGTTTTCCGAATACACTTTCAAATTGTTGCAGGGATTTCAGGAAGGCTACGGCTTCCCCGAAAGTCATGCTTCTGCATTTGCCTGGCTTGTATATGTCTCCGGCTGGATCAAATGCCATTACCCTGATGTTTTCTGTGCGGCCTTATTGAATAGTCAGCCGATGGGCTTTTATCAACCCGCGCAGATCGTAACCGATGCGAAAAAGCATGGCGTCATCGTACGGCCAATTGATATCAACTATTCTATGTGGGACAATATTTTGGAAGAACAGGATGGTAAATACCGCGCTTTGCGGCTGGGCTTCAGGCAGGCCAATGGCATACGGCAAGACGATATGGACATCCTGGTATCGGCACGAACAAATCCTTTCAAATCAATAGAGGAACTGCACGACGCGGGCATTTCGATTGCCACGCTGGAATTGCTGGCGGACGCCGATACGTTTCGCTCCATAAACCTTGACCGCCGGCAGGCATTGTGGGAGGTAACGGCCTTAAAGGATAAGCCCGCCGGCCTGTTCGTCAATCAACCATCAGAAAGTGCTTATGAAGGCCCAATTGAATTACCGCATATGTCGGCGGCAGAACATGTCGTGCAGGATTATATGGCAGTTGGCTTATCGCTGAAAGCGCATCCCGTTAGCTTCTTACGACCCCGCCTGGATCAATTGCAGGTTACCCCCACCGCTGCTCTGTCCTCTTTTAAAAATGGCGACAAGATAAAAGTCGCGGGATTGGTAACGGTGCGGCAGCGGCCGGGAACAGCAAAGGGGGTGATGTTCATCACAATCGAGGATGAAACAGGATTTGCCAATCTGGTCGTCTGGGCTAAAGTTTTTGAAACATATCGCAAGGAAATTCTACAGGGCCATTTATTAATGGCCGAAGGAATATTGCAGATAGAAGGAGAAGTCATCCATGTAGTTGCAAAACGCTGTTTTGACCTATCACGGCTCTTACAACAACTTCCTAAAACCGGCCAGGAGGACGAAAGCAAATCTGGGAAAGAAAACAAAAAAGCCCCTCCGCCAAATGTGCAAGGGGATCTATTTGCTGTTTCAAGGAACTTCAGGTAA
- a CDS encoding single-stranded DNA-binding protein encodes MQQFTGRVTADAIVKTLDGGKEVVSFSIADNESYKPKGQDEPVQISTFFNCSYWAHTGVAKVLRKGAVVQVNGRVSARPYTTNTGDAAASLNVHANRIEVLAYATDKPDNAAKGKKNGKQNTPTGNSNDEVKDDLPF; translated from the coding sequence ATGCAACAGTTCACAGGAAGAGTAACAGCAGATGCCATCGTAAAAACATTAGATGGCGGTAAGGAAGTAGTCAGTTTCAGCATTGCAGACAATGAAAGCTACAAGCCAAAAGGACAGGATGAGCCTGTACAGATTTCTACATTTTTTAATTGCTCTTATTGGGCGCATACGGGCGTAGCCAAAGTATTGCGCAAGGGCGCAGTCGTACAGGTAAACGGGCGGGTGAGTGCAAGACCTTACACTACAAACACAGGTGATGCAGCGGCATCCCTGAATGTACACGCCAACCGCATCGAGGTGTTGGCTTATGCGACCGACAAGCCTGATAATGCTGCCAAAGGCAAAAAGAATGGCAAACAAAATACCCCGACAGGTAACAGTAACGACGAGGTTAAGGACGACCTCCCGTTTTAA
- a CDS encoding DUF932 domain-containing protein translates to MSHDINFNEHTGKHSFFSVQEKAWHGLGQIVSDYPTSHEAIHYAGLDYDVAKTPLFTTGQGLSIGSEGMVQTGTTLSVPDYFATIRTDNNAVLGVVGKDYEVIQNRDAFSFFDSIVGGDGIFYETAGALGKGERIFITAKLPDYIRVGADDLIEKYLFLSTSHDGSGSITAAFTPIRIVCANTLNAAMHNKTNTIRIRHTSNAKQRLEQAHQLMGISNTLSLQMEALFNTWSKVRITDKEVKQLIQAALVPNKEVLQKLKAGEEDELSTCFVNMCDAACEYAMSNETQQMQTTKGTLFGAYNGVTGYFQNVRKYKNDEAKLKSILLGGTASIRTQAAFNLCTGFAKNGADIFKLN, encoded by the coding sequence ATGTCACACGATATAAATTTCAACGAGCATACAGGAAAACATAGTTTTTTCAGCGTACAAGAAAAGGCATGGCATGGCCTCGGTCAAATAGTTAGCGACTATCCAACAAGCCACGAGGCAATACATTATGCGGGGCTTGACTACGATGTTGCAAAAACTCCATTGTTTACAACAGGGCAAGGGCTTTCTATTGGCTCGGAGGGGATGGTACAAACTGGTACCACCCTGTCCGTGCCTGATTACTTCGCCACCATCCGAACAGATAACAATGCCGTGTTAGGGGTTGTTGGCAAGGATTACGAGGTGATACAAAACCGTGACGCCTTTAGTTTCTTCGACAGCATTGTCGGGGGAGACGGTATTTTCTATGAAACAGCAGGGGCATTAGGCAAAGGGGAACGCATCTTTATCACTGCAAAACTACCCGACTATATTCGGGTGGGCGCGGACGACCTGATTGAAAAATATTTGTTCCTTTCCACCTCTCATGATGGCAGCGGTAGTATTACCGCAGCTTTCACGCCAATTAGGATTGTATGCGCCAACACCCTGAATGCTGCCATGCATAATAAAACCAATACAATACGCATCCGCCATACCTCCAATGCAAAACAGCGTTTGGAACAGGCACACCAGTTAATGGGTATCTCCAATACCCTGAGCCTGCAAATGGAAGCCCTGTTTAACACCTGGTCAAAAGTTCGCATTACAGACAAAGAAGTGAAACAGCTTATACAGGCAGCATTGGTTCCCAACAAAGAAGTATTGCAAAAACTAAAGGCAGGGGAAGAGGATGAATTATCCACTTGCTTTGTCAATATGTGCGATGCCGCCTGTGAATACGCCATGAGCAACGAAACGCAACAAATGCAAACAACCAAAGGTACTTTGTTTGGGGCTTATAACGGGGTGACTGGTTATTTCCAAAACGTGCGCAAATACAAAAATGATGAAGCCAAACTGAAATCTATTCTCTTAGGCGGGACAGCCAGTATCCGCACACAGGCTGCATTCAATTTATGTACTGGCTTTGCAAAGAATGGCGCGGACATATTTAAACTCAATTAA
- a CDS encoding Y-family DNA polymerase: MSKRFMVIAFCHLTTDWMVRRRPELRTIPFVLAAPERNRMVIKAVNVIAAANGICCGTVVADARAVYPGLEVFDDRPQLAEQLLKALGEWCIRYTPVVAIGLPNCLILDISGCPHLWGGEAAYLKDILKRLSAFGYHVKAAIADTIGTAWAVCNFGPEPAAIVEAGRQAEALSLLPTAALRLEDAIVEKLRKLGFYQVRAFIHMPRRALRRRFGQSMLNRIDQALGWVKESIEPLCPAVPYQERLPSLEAIRTKTGIEIALKKLLEGLCKRLEKEGQGLRKCSLRTYRVDGRQQLIEIGTSRATRNIQHLYKLFEDKISTIAPGLGIELFVLDAPVVEELPANQEAIWNTTSANQQALIAELIDRISGKIGEKAIHRYLPAEHHWPEYAVKPATSLEEKPATEWPLDLPRPLHLLPKPQKIEVTVRLPDYPPMLFHYQEKLHRVQKADGPERIEQEWWLRKGEYRDYYCVEDEQGARYWLFRLGHYDNATPEWYLHGFFA, from the coding sequence ATGTCGAAGCGCTTTATGGTAATTGCTTTCTGTCATTTAACGACGGACTGGATGGTCCGTCGTCGGCCGGAATTACGTACGATCCCTTTTGTCTTAGCCGCCCCTGAACGAAACCGCATGGTGATTAAGGCGGTCAATGTGATTGCCGCTGCCAATGGGATTTGCTGTGGCACCGTGGTAGCTGATGCCCGTGCGGTTTATCCCGGATTAGAAGTATTCGATGACCGGCCGCAATTAGCAGAACAACTGCTTAAAGCATTGGGTGAATGGTGCATTCGATATACCCCTGTTGTTGCAATTGGCTTACCAAATTGCTTAATACTCGATATCAGCGGCTGTCCCCATCTATGGGGCGGCGAAGCCGCCTACCTAAAGGATATTCTTAAACGCCTGTCCGCTTTTGGTTATCATGTGAAGGCCGCCATTGCTGATACGATTGGCACGGCATGGGCGGTATGCAATTTTGGCCCGGAACCTGCCGCTATTGTTGAAGCGGGCAGGCAGGCCGAAGCATTGTCGTTGCTGCCCACTGCCGCCTTACGCCTTGAAGATGCCATCGTTGAAAAATTACGCAAGCTGGGCTTTTACCAGGTCCGGGCTTTCATCCACATGCCAAGAAGGGCATTACGGCGCAGGTTTGGACAGTCCATGCTCAACAGGATTGACCAGGCGCTCGGATGGGTGAAGGAAAGCATCGAGCCGCTGTGCCCTGCCGTACCCTACCAGGAGCGGCTTCCGAGCCTGGAGGCGATACGTACTAAAACAGGCATTGAAATAGCATTAAAAAAATTACTGGAAGGCTTGTGCAAACGACTGGAAAAAGAAGGCCAGGGCTTGCGAAAATGCAGCTTAAGGACTTACCGCGTAGATGGCAGGCAACAACTCATTGAGATTGGCACCAGCCGGGCAACGCGCAACATACAGCACTTATATAAACTGTTCGAGGATAAGATAAGTACCATCGCACCGGGGCTGGGCATTGAGCTCTTTGTTTTGGATGCTCCCGTGGTGGAAGAATTGCCCGCTAACCAGGAAGCTATCTGGAATACGACCAGTGCCAACCAACAGGCCCTTATCGCTGAACTGATCGACCGCATCAGTGGCAAAATAGGGGAAAAGGCAATACATCGCTACCTGCCTGCAGAGCATCACTGGCCGGAGTATGCTGTGAAGCCGGCAACCTCATTAGAGGAAAAACCTGCAACGGAATGGCCGCTTGATTTGCCACGCCCACTGCACCTCTTACCAAAGCCACAGAAGATTGAAGTTACTGTCCGGCTTCCGGATTACCCGCCGATGCTGTTTCATTACCAGGAAAAACTGCACCGGGTGCAAAAGGCAGACGGGCCGGAGCGCATCGAACAGGAATGGTGGTTGCGTAAAGGGGAATATCGCGATTATTACTGTGTTGAAGACGAGCAAGGCGCACGGTACTGGCTCTTCCGCCTGGGTCACTATGATAATGCCACACCTGAGTGGTACCTGCATGGATTTTTCGCTTAG